A single window of Acidobacteriota bacterium DNA harbors:
- the trpS gene encoding tryptophan--tRNA ligase, giving the protein MSSAKARVVSGMRPTGRLHLGHLVGALRNWVPLQEQYDSFYFVADWHALTSEYAATDDLASYAYSNVADWIAAGLDPERCTMFVQSLVPEHAELHLLLSMIIPVPWLERVPSYKEQRDQLSEKDLSTYGFLGYPLLQTADIIMYNAHFVPVGEDQVPHLELSREVVRRFHAFYGEVFVEPQPLLTRFPRLPGLDNRKMSKSYGNAIDLADDTDAVSRKVMQMYTDPARIRADIPGNVEGNPVFTYHDAFNDDTDEVDELKARYRAGRVGDVEVKKKLIVALEKTLEPMRQRRAEVLANPSRVREIVEEGSRRARAIAAETMARVREAMKIAYR; this is encoded by the coding sequence GTGTCCTCTGCCAAAGCTCGCGTCGTCTCCGGGATGCGGCCAACCGGCCGTCTGCACCTGGGCCACCTGGTTGGCGCCTTGCGCAACTGGGTGCCGCTGCAGGAGCAGTACGACAGTTTCTACTTCGTGGCCGACTGGCATGCGCTGACCAGCGAGTACGCCGCCACCGACGATCTGGCCAGCTACGCCTATTCGAACGTGGCCGACTGGATTGCGGCGGGCCTTGATCCGGAACGCTGCACGATGTTCGTACAGTCGCTCGTGCCGGAACATGCCGAGCTGCACCTGCTGCTCTCGATGATCATCCCGGTGCCGTGGCTCGAGCGCGTGCCGAGCTACAAGGAGCAGCGCGACCAGCTGTCCGAGAAGGATCTTTCGACGTACGGCTTCCTGGGGTATCCGCTGCTGCAGACGGCGGACATCATCATGTACAACGCGCACTTCGTTCCGGTGGGCGAGGACCAGGTGCCGCACCTCGAACTCTCGCGCGAGGTCGTGCGGCGCTTCCACGCGTTCTACGGCGAGGTGTTCGTCGAGCCCCAGCCGCTGTTGACGCGTTTTCCGAGGCTGCCGGGACTCGACAACCGGAAAATGAGCAAGAGCTACGGCAATGCGATCGATCTGGCGGATGATACCGACGCCGTCAGCCGCAAGGTGATGCAGATGTACACGGATCCCGCGCGGATCCGCGCCGATATTCCGGGCAATGTCGAGGGCAACCCGGTCTTCACCTACCACGACGCGTTCAACGACGACACAGACGAGGTCGACGAACTCAAGGCCCGTTACCGGGCCGGCCGGGTCGGCGATGTCGAGGTGAAGAAGAAGCTGATCGTGGCGCTCGAGAAAACGCTCGAGCCGATGAGACAGCGCCGTGCCGAGGTGCTGGCCAACCCATCTCGCGTCCGCGAGATCGTCGAGGAAGGGTCGCGGCGCGCCAGGGCGATTGCCGCCGAGACGATGGCGCGGGTCCGCGAGGCCATGAAGATCGCATACCGGTGA
- a CDS encoding segregation/condensation protein A translates to MSQTPPTGIEFESSPDAYSVSLEHFSGPLDLLIHLIKKNEVSIYDIPIAIITAQYVEYIALMQELDLDLAGEFLVLAATLIHIKSRMLLPRPDPSQDEDEEDPREALVNRLLEYQKYKTAANLLHERETLRSAQWQRPDQRVADIAGDEYETETEVDLFSLMAAFKAVLDRAKQRPRLVLPAEQVSIEDRIEQLLGRLSETEACGFEDLFDDVNSRPALIVTFLALLEMIRLRLVRVFQAGMFGTIRVYKRPKAAENAG, encoded by the coding sequence ATGTCGCAAACGCCTCCCACGGGGATCGAGTTCGAGTCGTCGCCTGATGCCTACAGCGTCAGCCTGGAGCATTTTTCCGGCCCGCTCGACCTCCTGATTCACCTCATCAAGAAGAACGAGGTGAGCATCTACGACATTCCCATCGCGATCATCACCGCGCAGTACGTGGAATACATCGCGCTGATGCAGGAACTGGACCTCGACCTGGCGGGTGAGTTCCTCGTGCTGGCCGCCACGCTCATCCACATCAAGTCGAGGATGCTGCTGCCGCGTCCGGACCCCTCGCAAGACGAAGACGAGGAGGATCCGCGCGAGGCGCTGGTCAACCGGCTGCTCGAGTATCAGAAGTACAAGACCGCCGCCAACCTGCTCCACGAGCGGGAGACGCTGCGCAGCGCGCAGTGGCAGCGGCCCGATCAACGCGTCGCCGACATCGCGGGCGACGAGTATGAGACCGAGACCGAGGTCGATCTGTTCAGCCTGATGGCCGCCTTCAAGGCCGTGCTCGACCGCGCGAAACAGCGGCCCCGACTGGTGCTGCCCGCCGAGCAGGTCTCGATTGAGGATCGGATCGAACAGTTGCTTGGAAGGCTGTCGGAAACTGAAGCCTGCGGGTTCGAAGATCTGTTCGATGACGTCAACTCGCGTCCCGCGCTGATCGTGACGTTTCTGGCTCTGCTCGAAATGATCCGGCTTAGACTGGTGCGGGTGTTTCAGGCAGGGATGTTCGGGACGATCAGGGTGTACAAGCGGCCGAAGGCGGCTGAGAACGCTGGATAG
- a CDS encoding trypsin-like peptidase domain-containing protein, with the protein MKRLLFAILTISVGFAAGLVVTGRLHIAQTSTAAPTAGDQVGTNATQVTATGRTTAGLPDFTGVAAGTVGAVTNISSQQVVRTSNSPFANDPFFRYFFGDDSEMFGGRDRRETSLGSGVVVSSDGYVLTNNHVVGDNTAEITVSLADKREMRARVVGTDPLTDIALLKINATGLPVVPWGDSSKLKVAEWVLAIGNPFQLSQTVTLGIVSAIGRTNVGVAAYEDFIQTDAAINPGNSGGALINARGELIGINTAIYSQSGGYQGIGFAVPSNLARRVMNDLIKYGSVRRGSIGSVEVLSLTSQLAEQLGISIGKGVLVNRMARNSSAYDAGIRPGDVIVTVNGKDMIDDSQWVRVVADAPIGSTITIGAIRDGRKVEFRVPVQAMSTGSRPAGRR; encoded by the coding sequence ATGAAACGACTGTTGTTCGCCATCCTCACTATCAGTGTTGGTTTCGCGGCCGGGCTGGTCGTCACGGGCCGCCTGCACATCGCCCAAACGAGTACGGCCGCGCCGACGGCCGGCGATCAGGTTGGCACCAACGCGACACAGGTCACTGCGACCGGACGCACCACGGCGGGGCTCCCGGACTTCACGGGCGTTGCGGCCGGCACCGTCGGCGCTGTGACGAACATCTCGTCGCAGCAAGTCGTCCGGACGTCGAATTCGCCGTTCGCCAATGATCCGTTCTTCCGCTATTTCTTTGGCGACGATTCCGAGATGTTCGGCGGACGCGACCGGCGGGAAACCAGTCTCGGGTCCGGAGTGGTCGTGTCATCAGACGGCTACGTCCTCACGAACAACCATGTCGTCGGCGACAACACCGCTGAGATCACGGTGTCGCTGGCCGACAAGCGCGAAATGCGCGCGCGGGTGGTCGGCACCGATCCGCTCACCGACATCGCGCTATTGAAGATCAACGCGACCGGGCTGCCGGTGGTGCCCTGGGGCGATTCGTCGAAGCTGAAAGTGGCCGAGTGGGTCTTGGCGATTGGCAATCCCTTTCAGCTGAGCCAGACGGTGACGCTCGGCATCGTCAGCGCGATCGGCCGGACCAACGTCGGCGTCGCGGCGTACGAGGACTTCATCCAGACCGACGCGGCCATCAATCCCGGGAATTCCGGAGGGGCGCTCATCAATGCGCGGGGCGAATTGATCGGCATCAATACCGCCATCTACAGTCAGAGCGGCGGCTACCAGGGTATCGGCTTTGCGGTGCCGTCGAACCTGGCCCGTCGCGTGATGAACGATCTCATCAAGTACGGATCGGTGCGCCGCGGATCGATCGGTTCGGTTGAGGTCCTCTCGCTCACCTCGCAGCTTGCCGAACAGTTGGGCATCTCAATTGGCAAGGGTGTACTCGTCAACCGGATGGCCCGGAACTCGTCCGCCTACGACGCCGGCATCAGACCGGGGGACGTGATCGTGACCGTGAACGGCAAGGACATGATCGACGACTCGCAGTGGGTCAGGGTCGTCGCCGACGCCCCAATCGGGAGCACGATTACGATCGGCGCCATTCGCGACGGTAGGAAGGTGGAATTCCGCGTGCCCGTCCAGGCGATGTCAACGGGTAGCCGCCCGGCGGGCCGACGTTGA
- the uvrC gene encoding excinuclease ABC subunit UvrC, protein MPIEDLKHQIARLPEQPGVYVFLGRDGQTLYVGKAAHLRDRVSSYLGARGASPRHDRLLDEVDHVDVVVTDSVVEALALENNLIKQRLPRFNILLRDDKNYPYLKLTTTESFPRVLVARRVERDGDVYAGPFMPASLARKTMRLTHRVFGIRSCQEHITGARGRACLEFDIGRCLAPCVETLCTAEQYAAAVVRTRLLFEGRTDELIGRLTTEMHEAAEGESFEQAAHLRDAIHTLETLRDRQQKMATPTLGDRDAFGLKSGPSGTIIQVFQMRNGRVIERVELVAEPDAGGDEPEQNVLGAALGQFYQGHDIPPEIHVAGRPDDGDALESWLSARAGRRVTIAVPRSQDRRGLLDLATRNASMAYQSRFSGGAVANYEALESLRAILSLPAFPRRIECIDISTLQGAETVASLVVCEDGRMRRSEYRKFRVRGAASAAPAKPDDCAAMREVVLRRYQGLLARGGPFPDLVLVDGGRGQVESAYEALESLGLGNLVAAGLAKKEELIVTRDRPEPIALDVDHPTLLLLRRIRDEAHRVAVSFHRHARRTRDLRSELDDIAGIGPRRRNALLRTFGSAAGVRRASREDLCAVVGARAADAVLAHFARG, encoded by the coding sequence ATGCCTATTGAGGACCTCAAGCATCAGATTGCCCGCCTGCCCGAGCAACCGGGTGTGTACGTGTTCCTCGGTCGCGACGGTCAGACGCTCTACGTCGGCAAGGCGGCGCATCTGCGCGACCGCGTCAGCAGCTATCTCGGGGCCAGGGGCGCGTCGCCGAGGCACGACCGGCTTCTCGATGAGGTCGATCACGTCGACGTGGTCGTGACCGATTCAGTCGTCGAGGCGCTGGCACTCGAGAACAACCTGATCAAGCAGCGGCTGCCGCGCTTCAACATCCTGTTGCGCGACGACAAGAACTACCCCTACCTGAAACTGACCACCACCGAGTCGTTTCCTCGCGTGCTGGTGGCGCGGCGCGTCGAACGGGACGGCGATGTGTACGCCGGACCGTTTATGCCGGCGAGTCTCGCTCGCAAGACCATGAGGCTGACCCACCGCGTGTTCGGGATCCGATCCTGCCAGGAACACATCACCGGTGCCCGGGGCCGCGCGTGTCTCGAGTTCGACATCGGCCGGTGCCTCGCGCCGTGCGTCGAGACGTTGTGCACCGCTGAGCAGTACGCGGCGGCGGTGGTCAGAACCCGCCTCCTGTTCGAGGGCCGCACCGACGAACTGATCGGCCGTCTGACGACCGAGATGCACGAGGCCGCCGAGGGTGAGTCGTTCGAGCAGGCTGCGCACCTGCGTGACGCGATTCACACGCTCGAGACGCTGCGGGACCGCCAGCAGAAGATGGCCACGCCGACACTCGGCGACCGCGACGCGTTCGGCCTCAAGTCGGGGCCGTCCGGCACGATCATCCAGGTGTTCCAGATGCGGAACGGCCGGGTGATCGAGCGCGTCGAGCTGGTCGCCGAACCCGACGCCGGTGGCGACGAACCCGAGCAGAATGTCCTGGGTGCCGCGCTCGGCCAGTTCTACCAGGGGCACGACATTCCGCCGGAGATCCATGTGGCCGGGCGGCCCGACGATGGCGACGCGCTCGAGTCGTGGCTGAGCGCCCGCGCGGGCCGCCGCGTGACCATTGCCGTCCCGCGAAGCCAGGACCGGCGCGGCCTGCTCGATCTCGCCACGCGTAACGCGTCGATGGCGTATCAATCCAGGTTCAGCGGGGGCGCGGTCGCCAACTACGAGGCGTTGGAGAGCCTGCGCGCCATTCTCAGCTTGCCGGCGTTTCCCCGGCGGATCGAGTGCATCGATATCTCGACGTTGCAAGGCGCGGAGACCGTGGCGTCGCTGGTCGTCTGCGAGGACGGACGGATGCGGCGGAGCGAGTACCGGAAGTTCCGCGTCAGGGGAGCGGCATCGGCCGCACCGGCCAAGCCGGACGACTGCGCGGCCATGCGCGAGGTCGTGCTGCGACGGTACCAGGGGCTTCTCGCGCGCGGAGGTCCGTTTCCGGATCTCGTTCTGGTCGACGGCGGCCGCGGACAGGTCGAATCGGCCTACGAGGCCCTCGAGTCGCTGGGTCTCGGGAACCTGGTCGCCGCCGGCCTCGCCAAGAAGGAGGAGTTGATCGTCACGCGCGATCGGCCTGAGCCAATCGCGCTTGATGTCGACCACCCGACCTTGCTGTTGCTTCGACGGATCCGCGACGAGGCCCATCGTGTTGCCGTGTCGTTTCACCGCCATGCCAGGCGCACACGCGACCTGCGCTCCGAACTCGACGACATCGCCGGCATCGGGCCCCGGCGCCGAAACGCGCTGCTGAGGACGTTCGGCAGTGCCGCCGGCGTACGCCGTGCCAGTCGCGAAGATCTGTGCGCGGTGGTTGGCGCGAGGGCCGCCGACGCCGTGCTGGCCCACTTCGCACGCGGCTGA
- a CDS encoding Hsp20/alpha crystallin family protein translates to MAFSRWDPLHDLLALHERLNRLGSEEAPGWTPAVDLYETADRFVVSVELPSLNRDDIRIDAQEQTLVIRGERPCQTPGDARFLRVERGHGAFVRSFSLPQPVRAGEISAEFRNGVLTVLVPKVLPQTRRIKVD, encoded by the coding sequence GTGGCCTTTTCTCGCTGGGATCCGCTCCATGATCTGCTCGCGCTGCACGAACGGCTGAACCGTCTGGGATCGGAGGAGGCGCCCGGCTGGACGCCAGCCGTCGACCTGTACGAAACGGCCGACCGCTTCGTCGTCAGCGTCGAACTGCCCAGCCTGAACCGCGACGACATCCGCATCGATGCCCAGGAGCAGACGCTCGTCATCCGTGGCGAGCGGCCTTGCCAGACGCCGGGTGACGCCCGGTTCCTGCGGGTCGAACGGGGACATGGCGCGTTCGTGCGTTCCTTCTCGCTCCCCCAGCCTGTTCGGGCCGGGGAGATCTCGGCGGAATTCCGCAACGGCGTCCTCACGGTGCTCGTGCCCAAGGTGCTTCCGCAGACTCGTCGCATTAAGGTCGACTGA
- the efp gene encoding elongation factor P gives MSAIQATRLRKGMLIQLEGDLLRILELQHVTPGNLRGFVRVKMRNLRNGAQVEQRLRSEDTIQRATLDELEMQYMYSDAGGHHFMDTSTYDQITLSDEVLGEMIGYLVPESTIKVEFYGAEPVGIELPQTVDLAVKDTAPAIKGATASAQLKPATLETGLVVSVPPFVTIGDRIRVNTETGEYQARV, from the coding sequence ATGAGTGCCATTCAGGCCACGCGTCTCAGAAAAGGCATGCTCATCCAACTGGAGGGCGACCTGTTGAGGATCCTCGAGTTGCAGCACGTCACGCCCGGCAACCTCCGCGGTTTTGTTCGCGTCAAGATGCGCAACCTGCGCAACGGGGCGCAGGTGGAACAACGGCTGCGGTCGGAAGATACCATCCAGCGGGCGACGCTTGACGAACTCGAAATGCAGTACATGTACAGCGACGCGGGCGGTCACCACTTCATGGACACGAGCACCTACGACCAGATCACGCTCTCCGACGAAGTGTTGGGCGAGATGATTGGCTACCTCGTGCCGGAGTCGACCATCAAGGTCGAGTTCTACGGAGCCGAACCGGTGGGGATCGAGTTGCCGCAGACGGTGGACCTGGCGGTCAAGGACACGGCGCCGGCCATCAAGGGGGCGACCGCGAGTGCACAGTTGAAGCCGGCGACGCTCGAGACGGGCCTGGTCGTGTCGGTGCCGCCGTTTGTGACGATTGGCGACCGGATTCGGGTCAATACCGAGACGGGCGAGTATCAGGCCCGGGTGTAG
- a CDS encoding DNA-3-methyladenine glycosylase: protein MTSRGQRDRVLPRSFYRRPTLDVARDLLGKLLVHRSGDGLTSGFIVETEAYIGESDPACHAAPGPTPRNEPLYGEPGHAYVYLNYGMHYLVNAVTEEAGAPAAVLIRALEPVSGIELMHIRRRQSRRVSGPDVSTHELCRGPGNLTCAMGITLDDNRVDLARSARATLWIEDRGKTIHDIGWSARIGIRVGTDRPWRCLAIGNPCVSGTRARYITCSSSTSARRAATR from the coding sequence GTGACCAGTCGGGGTCAACGCGACCGCGTGCTGCCGCGGTCCTTCTACCGGCGGCCGACCCTCGACGTCGCCCGAGACCTGCTCGGCAAGCTGCTGGTCCATCGATCGGGTGATGGTCTGACGAGCGGGTTCATCGTCGAAACCGAGGCCTACATCGGGGAATCCGATCCCGCCTGCCACGCCGCACCAGGTCCGACGCCTCGTAACGAGCCGCTCTATGGCGAGCCGGGCCATGCCTATGTCTACTTGAACTACGGCATGCACTATCTCGTGAATGCGGTCACCGAAGAGGCCGGGGCTCCGGCTGCCGTGCTGATTCGTGCCCTCGAGCCCGTGTCGGGGATCGAACTCATGCACATACGTCGGCGCCAAAGCCGGCGAGTCAGCGGGCCGGATGTTTCCACACACGAGTTGTGCCGGGGCCCTGGGAACCTGACGTGTGCCATGGGGATTACGCTGGACGACAACCGGGTCGACCTGGCGAGGTCAGCGCGTGCGACGTTGTGGATCGAGGATCGCGGGAAGACGATTCACGATATCGGGTGGAGTGCGCGGATTGGGATTCGCGTTGGCACCGACAGGCCGTGGCGATGCTTGGCCATCGGCAATCCCTGCGTGTCCGGTACCCGGGCGCGATACATCACGTGCTCCAGCTCAACGTCGGCCCGCCGGGCGGCTACCCGTTGA
- a CDS encoding CDP-alcohol phosphatidyltransferase family protein: MTFTGSIGFVFNFPLRAIIWACVKLGIHPNVLTITGVLINVVAAWELAFGHLFSAGWWMVAANMFDYIDGKVAHEAGVASEFGGFWDSVMDRFSDISLFIGLIALYNERGTGHGDYVLITSLAMMFSVLTSYTRARAESLVEKCKVGFMERPERIVLFMIGAFTNRMAAVLWVILVLSIVTVLARIYFTWRELKAGRSLAAVKAGTAPSPIPSTQMGTVQKVMTLPVLIVWRGLFWTYERATWQYDIMVITILMFVWGTPARFLGDPTALDGIGLFQWILGLK; the protein is encoded by the coding sequence ATGACCTTTACGGGTTCCATCGGTTTCGTCTTCAACTTTCCGCTCCGCGCGATCATCTGGGCATGCGTGAAGCTGGGCATCCACCCGAACGTCCTGACCATCACGGGCGTCCTCATCAACGTCGTCGCCGCGTGGGAACTGGCATTCGGCCATCTCTTTTCCGCCGGCTGGTGGATGGTTGCGGCCAACATGTTCGATTACATCGACGGCAAGGTCGCCCACGAGGCGGGCGTGGCCAGCGAGTTCGGCGGGTTCTGGGACTCGGTGATGGACCGGTTCTCGGACATTTCGCTCTTTATCGGCCTGATCGCGCTCTACAACGAGCGCGGGACCGGCCATGGCGACTACGTGCTGATTACGTCGCTGGCGATGATGTTCTCGGTCCTGACCAGCTACACGCGGGCGCGCGCCGAGTCGCTGGTCGAGAAGTGCAAGGTCGGCTTCATGGAACGGCCCGAACGGATCGTGCTGTTCATGATTGGCGCGTTTACGAACCGGATGGCCGCAGTCCTGTGGGTGATCCTGGTCCTGTCGATCGTCACCGTGCTGGCTCGGATCTACTTCACCTGGCGGGAATTGAAGGCGGGGCGCAGCCTGGCGGCGGTCAAGGCCGGCACGGCGCCATCGCCGATTCCGTCAACACAGATGGGGACGGTCCAGAAGGTGATGACGCTGCCAGTGCTGATTGTCTGGCGGGGACTGTTCTGGACCTACGAGCGGGCCACCTGGCAGTACGACATCATGGTGATCACGATCCTCATGTTCGTGTGGGGCACGCCGGCGCGGTTCCTCGGCGATCCGACGGCGCTCGACGGCATCGGCCTCTTCCAGTGGATCCTCGGGCTGAAATAG
- a CDS encoding thymidine kinase — MDIERTRHTGWIEVVCGSMFSGKSEELIRRLRRAQIARQKVQIFKPKFDSRFSEDEIVSHSEMRIQSRNVLSSNELLQMVDDNTEVVGIDEGQFFDAELPAVCNTLASRGKRVIVAGLDQDYLGKPFEPMPQLLAIAEYITKTLAICMVCGNPANHTQRLVASSDRLLLGSQGTYEARCRRCFDPSLAGGDKPRTA; from the coding sequence ATGGATATCGAACGCACGCGCCATACGGGCTGGATCGAGGTCGTCTGCGGCAGCATGTTCAGCGGGAAGAGCGAGGAGCTCATCCGCCGCCTCCGTCGCGCGCAGATCGCCCGCCAGAAGGTCCAGATCTTCAAGCCGAAATTCGACAGCCGGTTCAGCGAGGACGAAATCGTCTCGCACAGCGAGATGCGCATCCAGTCGAGAAACGTCTTGAGCTCCAACGAACTGTTGCAGATGGTGGACGACAACACCGAGGTCGTGGGGATCGACGAAGGACAGTTCTTCGATGCCGAGCTGCCGGCGGTTTGCAACACGCTCGCCAGTCGCGGCAAGCGGGTGATTGTCGCGGGTCTCGACCAGGATTATCTCGGCAAGCCGTTCGAACCGATGCCGCAGTTGCTGGCGATCGCGGAGTACATCACCAAGACGCTCGCCATCTGCATGGTCTGCGGCAACCCGGCCAATCATACGCAGCGGTTGGTCGCCAGCAGCGACCGCCTGCTGCTGGGCTCGCAGGGCACCTATGAGGCGCGTTGCCGCCGGTGCTTCGACCCGTCGCTGGCGGGCGGCGACAAACCCAGGACGGCCTAG